From the Triticum urartu cultivar G1812 chromosome 4, Tu2.1, whole genome shotgun sequence genome, the window ATCTCCACGAAGTCGGCGTTCTCGCCGCCGCCGATCTGCTTGATCTGATGCTCCATCGAGGTTCTTGCGTGGATGGAAGAGGGGGTGGATGTGGAAGATGAGAAGAGCAAAGTTGCGGCCGCGAGAAGGAGGAGAAGGCTAGCAGATGGCCGCGGTTGTAATGGTGATGGAAGAGGGGAAGGACCACGGCGGTGGCTTTGCATTGGACGAGAGGGGCGTGCACATTTTTCCTAGGACTGAAATGCCCCTTGATTAAAAGGTGCCCCCACCTTGTCATATTTTTCCTAGGACTAAAATGCCCCTAGATTAAAAGGTGTCCCCACCTTGTCATTAGTACTTTCGAGTACTTTCATCCGCGTACTTTCGAGTACTACGTATGTATGCGCCGTTAGATCGAGACGAACGAACGGCTCCAAAAAATGCCAACTACTGTAAAAGTTATAATATCTTTATATCTCGTTGTATTATTATACTGATTAATGGTATTTTGGATAATTTTGTCATGTTCGCCGAACTACGCAATTAATATATATGTAATAGTTTTGAACTTTTGATAGACAAGTCTTAGATTATGTGCTTTTTTTGACAGTGCGGTCTTGTGTGATGCTTGCTTGATGATCGAGCTCTGTCCATGTTTTTGAAGATGTTGTGTCAGTCTTGTAATAATGAtagaaagaggaggaagaggcgaCTGGCACCTTGGTTTGCTGCCCACCAGtctcactccgactccgaatctGATTCCAATCTCATCTCGAATCGGTCTCCACCTCCGACTCTATCGCCAACACACACACTTAAATCCGTCCACACACCCAACAAGAGCCACGCGATGTGGGATTGATCCACGCACACCCAGGACCAACACCTGGATCTGGCGACTATGGATCTCGCTGCTGCTGCTTATGGCCACCATGCAGGAGTAGACGAACGGCCGATCATCCGCAGACACATAAGCCTTGAGAACTGCCCGTCCCTGACCCCGCCTACTCACGGCTACCCCGACGAGGACAACGGCGGCGAGCGGCCACCCTTCGTCCTTCTCGAGCTGTACGCCTACTTCGCCGACCGCGACAACGCCACCACGGCCAGCTGCGAGATCACGGACCCCGAGCTCAAGGGCAGCAGCATCAAGCTCACCTTCTGCGTCGTCCGCCCGCCACAGGTCTCCTACCTGTGCGTCCATGCCGTCGGCCTGGGTAACCCCATGTTCGCCGACCCGCCTGAAATCGTCGCCGCGGAGGCAGAGGGGAGCCTCGCCTTCATACGCGTCCTCATCGGTGATACTCCGCTCGACGCCGTGCTTGACAACAGCAAGCGAGAGGAGTTCTTTGTGTATGACGCCCGTCCTCTTGCCTGTGTTTTGAATTTCGGTTTGAGATTTTTTTTTCGCCCTAGGCCGAGATGGCCGAATTTCGGCCATTTTCAAAAATTTCGGTTGAAATTTGACTACAATTTGATTCAAATTTGACCAATATTTGCCAAATTTGATCGATTTCCGCTTAAGATACTTTCCGCCCCAGGTTGAGATGGCCGAAATTCGTTTTTTTCGGCCGAAAATCAAAACACAGCCCCTCGCTCGTGCACCTCCCGCACCCCGGCCACCACCAGTGCTTTGTCGACGGCACAGCCGCCATCGTACGCCAGTGCCGCGGCCGCCATGATGGAGCCGGTGGCCACGACTACGCCTACATCATTGCCGCGCAGTCTCGTTGGTTCGGGTTCGACAACCCTTCCCATCTCTGGCTCTACCACTCCGACACCGGCGCTTGGATCAAGCAGCCGGTGGCAGTCGAGGAGCCACTCCCCGACAACTACACGCATGGCTGGAAGGCCGCGGTGTGGAGCATCGGCATTGGTACTAGTACTATCTTGTCTCCGGAGGACTGGCGCATCGATTACGAGCTCGACTCCTCTGAGTTGCGACCAGACATTGATGGTACCGTAGCTCCTCACATTGGCCTGCCCAAACTGAGCCTGCAAGATGACGGCATTGTGTACTTCCTCACCAAGGTTGACTACCGCCACACAGGTCTCCCGGCATGGGTGCTCGCTGTTGACATGAGGAACAAGACCGTCCGGAAAGTCGCCGAGTTTAGCCCGACCAGGAGTGTCGGTTTCTCCTTCGACTACGATGCTAGTAGGATCTCCAAATATCTTAGAGTTGCTCCATGTGTTAATTGAACACACCGTGGAGATAGTCATAGATCATGAACAACGTACGAAattaacatgcatgacatggaaGCACACGTAAAGCAGCATTTATATTAGGGCGGATAAATAGCGGTTTATTGTCGAAACTACATTCATGCGATCTGACTTGTAGATCCGTGTAAaattttcttttaattttttcttCCATATTTTATAtgttcttttttttcttttttttccttatTTGAAAAGGGGAATGACCCCGGCCCTGGAGAAAAAAAAATTATGTTCTTTCATTTGACCGAGACTTCGttaagtctcagtcgactgaAATCTAGTCACACCCTTTTATGAAATTATGACCCAGCATAATCTGCCCATCAGGATTCAGTTCCTAGACTTGGCACGGGTGATCACATTTCCCCCCGGATTTATTCTAGCTTTCCCCACACTATTCTTTCAATGGTATAGCATGGCTGTCAACTAGGAGGTGTCTATGACGACTTTCTTTATCTCAAGATCCGCTGGCttagtctctcgaaggtgctcataggacagggtgagtgtgtgtgtgtttgtgagCATATGTGTATGTATTGTGTTTCTCATAACAAAATTATGAAGTTTATATATTTGTGCCAATTTCTTTATTTGGTGCAGAGCTCTAAAGTGCATCACTAAACGAATATCTTCTCAAAGGTTTATGTTGTACGACTAGATATAAGGTTTATATTGTCAAAGATTTACATATATGTGTTTATGATGAACTTTTTATATACAAATGGTGCTTTTAATTGAAGTATAATTTAGCATCAAGGGATACAAACACAGTGATCACACAACCAGTCTCTACATGATTAGAATGCAAATAACCAACATCAACACATACACAAGAAATATTACATTTGCCAAAACCAGTCATACAAGACTGAAACTATACCTAGGCagaggaaaaaagaaaaaaaatgaatcaTTCAAAACAACAGATGATGAAATACAACAACCATCGGCATCAACCATCTGTGTACAACACAAGAAATGATACAATAAGGTGGACAATGCACTTATATTCCGACATTTATATGATTCATTCACTAGAGAATTATCGAAATGTTGAAGAATCATCTTAGTAAATCCAAACATCAGTTAACCCAAATTATAGACCCAACCGACCAAAAATTATGCATCGACATGTCAACTTCAAAATTCATCTAAAAAACTACTCGGATGCACAATTATCTAGAAATCATCACAATATTTATATCCATCGGATACATTAAATAGCTTATTCACGAGTCACGACCGTAAGTACTTTTGAAATAAGGTCGTGACAACGGACAACAATACAGCTCTCACAACATCCCAAATCAAAGCAACAATAATGCGGCTGCGAAGCCAACCAGGAGCGAGAAGCATGCCGGCACCAGCGAGGCGGCACCGTTCTTGGGCGCCGGAGGGGAATCGGGAGCGGGGGCGGGAGCGGGCGGCGCGAGGTCGTGCTCGAGCGCATGCACGGTGGCCTCGTCGACGTGGAGCGACTTCTCGAGGACGGCGTCCGGGATGCCGGACTCGAAGAGCGTCACGGGCAGGGAGACGGTGCCGGGGCTGGCGCTGCCGAAGGCCGAGAAGGCGCGCGCCATGTGGTCGCCGCCGTTGAACTGGAAGTGCACCATGCCCTTGGGGAACACAAACATGTCGCCCGTCTGCAGCGTCTGCGCGTACAGCTCGTTTTTGGTCTCGTCGACGAGGCCCACCATCAGCGGGCCCTGCACCACGTAGAGCAGCTCCGACGCCCTGGGATGGACGTGCGGCGGGTTGACGGTGCCGGGGCCGAAGACGAGCGCGGCGTAGGAGACGGACTGGCCCAGCAGCGCGGGGAACTCGGCCGCGGTGGCCTTCGACACGGTGAACTTGGCCGGGTTGGCGGAGTTGTCGGCGATGAGGCCGGTGTAGGTGAAGAAGGCACCGTCGAGCACGGACGCGTTGGTGCCCGAGGGCACGACGAAGTCCGTGAGGATGTCTGGGTCGCTGGCGTGGGCGACGAAGGCCACACCGAGGAGGACGAGCAGAGTAATACGAGATGATGGCGCCATTTTCGCCGAGTTGTAAGGTTCTGTGATCGGTGGAGGCCGCCGGCTGGAGGCTATTTGTAGGAGTCGCCGGGGCATTGGAAGAGCCGTCAAGATGACACTGCCAGCTGGAGCAAATTTAGCTCGCCATCACAATTGTTGTTTCCAATGTTTGACAGGTAACTAGCAAATTTGTAAGCATCGATGAAGCTCTTGTGACAGTTGATAATACTAAATCCAGTGCTACATTACATATTTGCAGGGTTTTGGTGGACAAGTCATACAGCTGTAATTTAGCAAGTCGAGAGTGAGACACAAAGTAGTACCGAAGTTTTGATCAGAATGCTAATAATTTCCCTAATTTGCATGCAGGTATGTCCATATGCATTGTAGGAGACACCAAAGAGTTGCATGACATTGGCCAGTTAATTCTTCCTCAGATGTGTGCCAATTAGCCCtagcgtgcgtgggtgcatgcgTGTTGCAGCTTGGTGTTCATCATGTCTATCGATCGATTTTCTGTAGAAGTAACACAAGCAGATCTGCAAGATCTTCACCGCATCTCACAACCACACCCTCCAACCATCACTCTCTTAGCAACGTTGTAGCTACACATTCAACTTCAATGGTATCCATGAACTACTACTCCTTGGTGTTGGTGGTAGTTGCATTGGTCTGGGCACTGGCTGCCGTGGCCGGCGACCCAGACATCCTTGGTGACTTCATCGTGCCGGCGCCGATGGTTGGCATGCCGCCGACGAACATCACCAGTGACTTCTTCACCTACACCGACTTCCTTGCCGCAAAGGAGTACATGCCGTGGCCTCCACAGTATTTCATTGTGATCAAGGCCAATATGGAGGTGTTCCCTGCGCTCAACGGGCAGAGCGTGTCCTATGCCATGCTTGTGTTTCCCTCCAGATACGTCAACCCACCACACACCCATCAGCGCGCCGCTGAGTTGCTGTTTGTCCAAAGCGGTGCGCTCTCCGTCGGATTTGTTGACACTGCCGGTAAGCTCTACACACAGGTCCTCGTGGCAGGTGACATATTTGTGTTCCCCAAGGGCCTCGTGCACTACCAGTACAACCAGGGCCCCAACCCTGCCACCGCGTTCTCGGCCTTTGGCAGTGCCGCCCCGGGCACCGTGAATGTGCCTGCCTCCGTGTTCGGCACCGGCATTGACGACGCCGTGCTTGCCAAGTCATTCAAGACTGACTTTTGGACGGTGCAGAAGCTCAAGGCAGCGCTCACTCCACCACCCAAGAAGTGATTCATTGGTGCTTTTGTCGCTCTTGTTCTTCGTCACTGTATCGCCCCTGCCGCGAACTAATAAGGCACCATGCTAGCGAATGACAGTGGCATAATCCCGGTTGTATTGTTAGTTTGAGTTGTGATTGTTGTGACTTGTAATAATATGCTTCTTGTGGTTTGTGAGTTGATATTGTGATCGTGTCAAATTTATTTAATCATCGTTTGAAGAATGTGCCATCAAATACACTTGTGTATGTTATGCAACTCTGTTCTTTTTCCTTGCATTGTTACATGTAAACTCTGCCATTTTACTTTCAGTGTGAGTGTGTGACGTATTATAGCAATTATACATTTGAGTAGTGTTGTGGTTCCGTTTCGTTATTGTTTCAGCCCCAAAGATGGCCTAACTCCACCGTGTGAGAAGCTGGTGCTGCTTTTGACGCTTCAGCATCTCGTGTTTTGGAGTTTTTGCTGCTCACTAAACTAAAAAATCTCCACGAGGTGCTTTTGGAGTTTGCggcggtgtgtgtgtgtgtgtgtgtgtgtgtgtgtgtgtgtgtgagagagagagagagagagagagagagagagagagagaaaagggtGTAGAATATATTTTTCTGCGGTAAATTATTTCAAGGCTCTTCATATAGTGTTTTGCAATTTTTCGGGATCAGATTTTAGGATTCACGCAAACAAAAAGTGATGCAAAAATTATGATCTCACATTTATGAGTAATAGACCGAGAATATACTTTTCCAAGTCTACTGAACCACACTCACTATCTTAATATTAACAATTCCAGGTGGCCAATGCCAACCGTTTTCGTTTTCTTTTTTGAGTTGACCAACAGCTTCCTAGTTTAGGGTATATGACAGAAAAGTCTTTTTGTTTGTTAGACAACATATAAATAATTACGCATGCAACCAAAGAAAATCCCACTTGCAAAAATGAGCACCAACAAAATAACTAAAATAATGTTCCccacaaaataaaaataaaaataaattatGCACGAGTCCGTACAATAGATCGAATGCATCTCATTGTCAATAGTAGGTAGCCTAAATACATTTAATTGATTATAAGGGCATTATTCTTTTGGGTGGCTTAGAAGCGTTCTAATTGAGGTCACTAGAAAATTCACACAATTGTGACATTCGCTACTATGGACCAATAGAGTGCACGACGCGGCGTGTGCGTCCTACTCGCTAGCCAGCCGCCTCCTACCcaaaaaaactagggtttctCTGCCTCCCGCCGGCGCTGGCGTCGGTCCGCCCCGTCTACCGTGACCTTAGGGCCATGGGGACGGAGTGGATCCTGGCCCTTGCCAGTGGGAGGGCTCCGTTTTTAGATCCTTTTTCGagatttgttagggtttgtgtcctactCAGGAAGGCGAGACGGCGGCTACTCTCTGTAAATGGAATAAAGGTTTCCCCGTCTAGTCCCCGTTCCGGTGATGCGTCTAGCATCCTCAGTGGgtgtgtggaggtgtgtctccggtggatttgctcggatctgttCGTCGTTCGTCTTTGTTCGTGTGTCTTCAGGTTGGATCCTTCTTATCTACACTCTTCATCAgcggcggttgctgttctggtgcgttggttctacggggccttagcacgacgacttcccgactgtctactacaacaaggtttgcccggctccggcgagggaggggcgatgacagcGGCGCGTCTTCGgttcgcttcagtgcttgtagtcgtcgctaggtggtctacaaGTCTAGATGtcatttttattatttctagtgtTCGTTGTACTATCATGACTAAAAATGAATAAATCGAAATTTTATCCCAAAAAAAAAGAGTGCACGACGCGACAACAAACTGACCTAATCGGCTGGCGCCATTTTCGCTAGGTTGTAAGGTTGCGTGATCGGTGGAGGTCGTCGGCTGGAGACTATTTGTACGAGTCGCCGGGGCTTTGGAA encodes:
- the LOC125553340 gene encoding putative germin-like protein 9-2 translates to MVSMNYYSLVLVVVALVWALAAVAGDPDILGDFIVPAPMVGMPPTNITSDFFTYTDFLAAKEYMPWPPQYFIVIKANMEVFPALNGQSVSYAMLVFPSRYVNPPHTHQRAAELLFVQSGALSVGFVDTAGKLYTQVLVAGDIFVFPKGLVHYQYNQGPNPATAFSAFGSAAPGTVNVPASVFGTGIDDAVLAKSFKTDFWTVQKLKAALTPPPKK
- the LOC125554472 gene encoding germin-like protein 9-1, which gives rise to MAPSSRITLLVLLGVAFVAHASDPDILTDFVVPSGTNASVLDGAFFTYTGLIADNSANPAKFTVSKATAAEFPALLGQSVSYAALVFGPGTVNPPHVHPRASELLYVVQGPLMVGLVDETKNELYAQTLQTGDMFVFPKGMVHFQFNGGDHMARAFSAFGSASPGTVSLPVTLFESGIPDAVLEKSLHVDEATVHALEHDLAPPAPAPAPDSPPAPKNGAASLVPACFSLLVGFAAALLLL